Genomic DNA from Mauremys mutica isolate MM-2020 ecotype Southern chromosome 13, ASM2049712v1, whole genome shotgun sequence:
CGTGCCACCCCTCTCTTCATTGGCCGCCCCAGACACCTGCTTGCtattctggtgcctggagccagccctggttagtATCCTCAGAGTATGTTTTATACATGCAGGCACctttaaactgaggcacagagagttgatGCCCCCAGCCAAAGCCTGTCTCTGCTCAATGACATAGAAGAGGGCAATGTGGCTAGACCCCAGATCTGTTCTAGCACCGTATCCTCTGTCCCACACTTATGCCCGGTAACCAAAAATACTCTTAACAGGCGGAGAGCACACACACATAGTAAGACACAGCCTGTGTCCTGGAGAGTTTACAACTGAAGTGGACAGGACAGAgaatgggagggagaaagagagggagggagggaggggaaatagagATACGAGGAGGGGAAGTgcctggcccaaggtcacacagcaggtcaatggcagatCCAAGAATAGAAACCAAGTCTCCTGATGGCCACTGAACCATAAAGATATAGAGTCACAGAGGGAAATTACACAACACAGATGTAGCTGAGCGATGCTATTAGCCCCTCATCACACAGAGATGGAAATGCAGCTGGGAACTGGTGTCACAAATCAGATTTGGTAACAGGCAGGAGGCCGTCTATGTGTTGTGGCAGTGAGTCCTTACAGCTGAGCTGTCATTGGAGATGCTTTCTGAGTCCATGTCATATTTCCTCAAAAACTGGAAATCAGGCagcatttgctttttaatatgTTACCTCCACGTCCAAGTTTGCATATTTCCCCAATAAAGGAAATATCTTGGCCAGATCATTGGGGTTGGATGTGCTTTGCTCCATCCCTCATACTGTATTTTATCAATCCAGATCTTTAGACTTTGTAAACTGATGCAGCTCAATGGATATTAAGGAGGCCATGCCAATTTCCACTCATGTGTTAATTCTCCTCTCCTAGTCAATGGCACTGATGAGTGATGTGCACCTTTCATACTCCTACCATGAGATATTACTAAGGGAAATCAGGGCCATTCTCTCTGTCACTGTAACCCAGACTGTTGTCTTTGTCCTTCCTTCTCATCATCTCAGACATAGCACTTGACAACTGTtatcagatgctaccggtgtggtggtctgctctgttcaatgttgatatcaatcgtctgtgtgcatgttccctctgtgtgctgtcccagctctatGCAGATAGATGACACAGCAgaccctgagagaacccccaatgaccacagactctagtaaggtacgaaggcacgttggccaggtttattgttgaagagaaacacagtctccagatTTCCACAGCATAGAAGTCAAAGGTGCTGCTAAGGTGctgctagccagtacatatgtgctccctgacaatggactcagctgggtcagtggcgggactttccactgccccctaggcggGACAAAGACATCTATTCAGAGGTGCACTCTTATACAGAGGTGAAAACAAGTTAcccatcactcctgacgtatcgaggtgcaacccctctacgtaggaaggtgccgcctctcacttTGTACAtattggttcgaacaaaacaactctatccatcatgttacccttttggccctgcattgggatgggccagcctgttccttgttatttgtGTGGCATGTACAAGAATGCGAATGTTCTGATagctggtgtccagtaccttttaggtatgtctcatTTTGCAGCATCAACcatttccttgccagcttctgtgagcagggcctgcctctggctcacagcttaactttgctttatgttagcaaagtcttgaccattactttagttcagacCTTAGGCCTTATACTTGTCCTCTGATAAgtgtttatgtttcagggcctcatcttactacaccaACCATCTTCACACCCtagttttcctttgaaataatttaaacaaaaaatgtctGAATATTCCAGATTGGAAACTTTGATTTCAACCAGGTTGGGAATATTAACATTATTAGTAAAATTTGAAGCCTGTCACTCTATTGCAACGTTGTATATTTCTGTTTCAAATGGGCACTTGTTGAATGGCAAAACTGAGTAAGCAGCAAAGTTGGTAGCCCACAGTATATTTATTAAGCATACTAATGCCTTACATGGAGAACAGAGAATTGAAGCCCTCCCTCCAAAGCCTGTCTCTCTTATCCCAGCCAAGGACATAGAGGAGGTGAATGGTAttagaacctagatctcctgcTCTAGTGCTGCATCCTCTGTCCCACACTGCTGCTGGCTAAACAAAAATGCTGTAAATGGTGGCACCGAACATACACATAACAAGATGCAGCCCATCCCATACAGAGCTCACAGTCCGAGCAGACAAGGCAGAGAATGggatggaggggaaacagaggcacagggaggggaagtgactgggccaaggtcacacaacaggtcagtggcagagccaagaatagaacccaagtctcctggcAGTCACTGATCCCCACAGACATAAAGTGACAGACGTAAATGACACAGCAGAGGGGTAGCTGAGTGATGCTATTAGCCCATTGCTACACAGAGATGGAAGTGGGATCTTGTGTCATAAATCAATACGTAAGCAGGCAGCAGGCCATCTATGTGGTGTTGCAGTGGAATCACTACAGACGAGCTCTCATGCAGGATACTGAGTGAGTCTATGTCATATTTCCCTGGAAAGTGGATATCACGCAGTGTTGTCACTTTAGCATTTTAGTTTCATGCCCAAGCTTAGAGCCTGCTGTTCGTAGCAAAAGAGGATCCAGCTTGGCTAGAATGTTGCACTGCGATAGAACTTTGCTCCATCCTCCACATGGCATTTTATTCAGCCACATCCTGGGTCAGATCTTTAAATGGTGCAAACTGATGCacctccattgactttaagggaTCCATGCCAATTTGCAAATGTGTGATAACCACTAGTTAATAGCAGTGATGAACACAGGGCATTGTTGACACTCACATCATGAGATATTGCTGCATGTAATCAGGGCCATTCCCTCTGTTACTGTAATCCCCACCACTAACTTTGTCCTTCTCTCCACAGCCATCACAAaatgaactgagaaagaaaatgtccaaccgaacTACCCTGACCgatttccttctcctgggatcCTCCAATGTTCGGGAGCTGCAGAGTTTCCACTTTGTGATGTTTGTAGTGTTTTACCTGGCATGCCTGATGGGGAATCTTCCCATCATCGCAGCCGTAGCCCTCAACCAccatcttcacacccccatgtacttcttcctggtgaATCTGTCGATCCTAGACCTCGGCTCCATCTCCGTtaccatccccaaatccatggccaattcCCTCATGAATACCAGGTTGATTTCTTACCCTGGATGTGTCACCCAAgtctttctctttttcctcttcacTGCAGCTGATCTTGCCTtactcaccatcatggcatacGACCAACACattgccatctgccaaccactgcactacgagagagtgatgaacaggagagcttgtgtccaaatggcagccagtgcctggattacTGGTATTGTCTACTCTGCCCTGCACACTGGGAACACCTTCAGGTTACCCTTCTGCCAGTCCAATGTCATCAACCagttctgtgaaatcccccagctgcTCAAGCTCGTCTGCTCTGGCTCATACCTCAGTGAAGTTGGGCTTCTTGCTTTTAGTGTGTTTTTATGtttaaactgttttgtttttataattgtgtcttatgttcagatcttcaaaaccgtgctgagaatcccctctgagcagtGCCGGAATAAAGCCTTCTTcacctgcctgcctcacctcacagTGGTCTCTTTGTTTCTTTGCACTGGCTTCTTTGCCTACTTGAAACCCATCTCCAGTTCAGCATCAGGTCTCGATCTCATGATGGGTGTTCTCTATTCCCTGGTGCCTCCAGTGATGAATCCGATCATTTACAGCATGAGGAACGAGGAGACCAAAGCTGCATTAAAGAAACTGTTTGTATGGAGGTTATTCACCAAGACTTAAAATGTCCATCATTGTACCTTGACTGAGATTTCATTCTGAGCTTCTTCTTGGACatatacaagcagcaaagagtcccgtggtaccttatagactaacagatgtattggagcatgagctttcgtgagtgacatgacatgcatccgacgaagtgggtattcacccacgaaagctcatgctccaatacgtctgttagtctgtaaggtgccacaggactctttgctgcttttacagatccagcctaacacggctacccctctgattcttgtaTATAATCAACTGATGACAAAACTGTCTCCTTGAGAACATAGGGTGCAATCTGTTTATGAATTCATAAAAtccggagtaactccactgaagtaaaatgaggcctggtctacactacgagtttatatcgagtttagcagcgttaaaccgtat
This window encodes:
- the LOC123347313 gene encoding olfactory receptor 14A16-like; protein product: MSNQTTLTEFLLLGFSDVRELQILHFVMFLVIYLPSQNELRKKMSNRTTLTDFLLLGSSNVRELQSFHFVMFVVFYLACLMGNLPIIAAVALNHHLHTPMYFFLVNLSILDLGSISVTIPKSMANSLMNTRLISYPGCVTQVFLFFLFTAADLALLTIMAYDQHIAICQPLHYERVMNRRACVQMAASAWITGIVYSALHTGNTFRLPFCQSNVINQFCEIPQLLKLVCSGSYLSEVGLLAFSVFLCLNCFVFIIVSYVQIFKTVLRIPSEQCRNKAFFTCLPHLTVVSLFLCTGFFAYLKPISSSASGLDLMMGVLYSLVPPVMNPIIYSMRNEETKAALKKLFVWRLFTKT